The Doryrhamphus excisus isolate RoL2022-K1 chromosome 1, RoL_Dexc_1.0, whole genome shotgun sequence genome includes a window with the following:
- the hand2 gene encoding heart- and neural crest derivatives-expressed protein 2, translated as MSVLSGFPHHPVMHHHDSHHYSLHGDTGAPPYFTSWLISHADVSPTEYGMAPGYSPDYHGNTPGGLDPHHHHHHHHYGHAGHGGHGAVSVNGAPVGMHQHHHHHPRTVKRRPTANRKERRRTQSINSAFAELRECIPNVPADTKLSKIKTLRLATSYISYLMDILDKDGQHGDTQAFKADLKKSDGRDERRKRDTADIPKTASSSSSSSSSSSSSVGDKKTKGRTGWPQHVWALELKQ; from the exons ATGAGTGTTCTTTCAGGCTTCCCTCACCATCCGGTCATGCACCACCACGACAGCCACCATTACTCCCTGCACGGAGACACCGGAGCCCCTCCGTATTTCACCAGCTGGCTCATCAGCCACGCCGACGTTTCCCCCACCGAGTACGGCATGGCGCCGGGATACAGCCCCGACTACCACGGGAACACCCCGGGCGGCCtggacccccaccaccaccaccaccaccaccactacggACACGCCGGACACGGCGGACACGGCGCCGTCTCCGTTAACGGAGCCCCCGTGGGCAtgcaccagcaccaccaccaccacccccgcaCCGTTAAGAGGAGACCCACCGCCAACCGGAAGGAGAGGCGGAGGACGCAAAGCATCAACTCGGCGTTCGCGGAGCTGCGGGAATGTATCCCCAACGTCCCCGCAGACACCAAGCTGTCCAAAATCAAGACGCTCCGCCTGGCCACCAGCTACATCTCCTACCTGATGGACATCCTGGACAAGGACGGACAGCACGGGGACACGCAGGCTTTCAAGGCCGACCTCAAGAAGTCCGATGGCCGGGACGAGCGGAGGAAGAGGGACACG GCGGATATCCCCAAGACagcctcatcctcctcatcatcatcatcatcgtcgtcgtctTCAGTGGGCGACAAGAAGACAAAAGGAAGGACAGGATGGCCCCAACATGTCTGGGCTCTGGAACTCAAACAGTAG